A stretch of Bordetella genomosp. 13 DNA encodes these proteins:
- a CDS encoding OmpP1/FadL family transporter, which translates to MRKHLVAINALSALLAGAYGNGAHAAGFQLLEQNASGLGNAYAGSAANPENASTIYFNPAGMTYLPGGNVSAGASAVKPSFKFRDNGNSRNPGVLGGGVPTGGNGGDAGNLGVVPNAYLSWQLAEKWWVGVGMGAPFGLMTEYDSGWVGQYHSNKFEITTVNINPSVAYKVSDQLSLGVGVNWQRIDAEYAKKTVVPLAPGRFSNGDARLKMHGDAWGWNAGIMLQPTEATRIGVSYRSTMKQTAKGNTDINDIALPGGATTAASYAAEASVTLPDSLIFSVSHQLNPQWELLGDISWTGWSSLKSLDIENRGGPTDSLPLDFRDTWRVALGANYQFAAQWKWKFGVAFDQSPVHRASDRPTSLPDTDRWWFSTGVQYQATKNITVDLGYTYLYLRDTDIDTTSGNALTKGRVAGSYDSKGNILGLQVSARF; encoded by the coding sequence ATGCGCAAACATCTCGTGGCCATCAACGCCCTATCCGCCCTGCTCGCGGGCGCCTACGGCAACGGCGCCCACGCAGCGGGCTTCCAGCTGCTAGAGCAGAATGCCAGCGGCCTGGGCAACGCCTATGCCGGCTCGGCGGCCAACCCCGAGAACGCGAGCACCATCTACTTCAACCCCGCCGGCATGACCTACCTGCCCGGCGGCAACGTGTCGGCGGGGGCCAGCGCCGTCAAGCCGTCCTTCAAGTTCCGCGACAACGGCAACAGCCGCAATCCGGGCGTGCTGGGCGGCGGCGTGCCGACCGGCGGCAATGGCGGCGACGCCGGCAACCTGGGCGTGGTGCCCAATGCCTATCTGTCCTGGCAACTGGCCGAGAAGTGGTGGGTGGGCGTGGGCATGGGCGCGCCGTTCGGCCTGATGACCGAGTACGACAGCGGCTGGGTGGGCCAGTACCATTCGAACAAGTTCGAGATCACCACGGTCAACATCAACCCGTCCGTGGCCTACAAGGTCTCTGACCAGCTGTCGCTGGGCGTGGGGGTGAACTGGCAGCGCATCGACGCCGAGTACGCCAAGAAGACCGTGGTGCCGCTGGCGCCGGGCCGGTTCAGCAACGGCGACGCGCGGCTGAAGATGCACGGCGATGCGTGGGGCTGGAATGCCGGCATCATGCTGCAGCCCACCGAGGCCACGCGCATCGGCGTGTCGTACCGCTCGACGATGAAGCAGACCGCCAAGGGCAACACCGACATCAACGACATCGCCCTGCCCGGCGGCGCCACGACCGCCGCGTCGTACGCGGCCGAGGCGTCGGTGACGCTGCCGGACAGCCTGATCTTCAGCGTCTCGCACCAGTTGAATCCGCAATGGGAACTGCTGGGCGACATCTCATGGACGGGATGGAGCAGCCTGAAGTCGCTGGACATCGAGAACCGCGGCGGTCCCACCGACTCGCTGCCGCTGGACTTCCGCGACACCTGGCGCGTGGCGCTGGGCGCCAACTACCAGTTCGCGGCCCAGTGGAAGTGGAAGTTCGGCGTGGCGTTCGACCAGTCGCCGGTGCATCGCGCGTCCGACCGCCCGACCTCGCTGCCCGATACCGACCGCTGGTGGTTCTCGACGGGCGTGCAATACCAGGCCACCAAGAACATCACCGTCGACCTGGGTTACACCTATCTGTACCTGCGCGACACGGACATCGACACCACGTCCGGCAACGCGCTGACCAAGGGGCGGGTGGCAGGCAGCTACGACAGCAAGGGCAACATACTCGGGCTGCAGGTCTCCGCGCGGTTCTAG
- a CDS encoding 3-hydroxyacyl-CoA dehydrogenase/enoyl-CoA hydratase family protein, protein MDKIIVKHAAVLGAGVMGAQIAAHLANAGVRVTLYDLTAKEGDRNGVARKALEGLKKLEPPPLAGAARLALITPANYDDDLPRLAGCDLVVEAIAERLDWKTELYARIAPHVDPRAVIASNTSGLSIQALADALPEALRPRFCGVHFFNPPRYMRLVELIATSYTEPQVLDQLETWLTSRLGKGVIRALDTPNFVANRIGVFSILAAMHHTQRLGLGFDEVDALTGPLIGRPKSATYRTADVVGLDTLAHVIGTMREHLQADPWHRHFQAPQWLQGLIDAGALGQKRGAGFYKKVGKEIQVLDAAKREYHASGAKVADEVAAILRERDPARRLAALRKSQHPQAQFLWSIFRDLFHYSAYHLAEVADNARDLDLAMRWGFGWTHGPFETWQAAGWQEIAQAVADEVQQGRAMADAPLPAWVLEPQRQGVHGPQGSYSARDGAWRPRSQLAVYRRQLFPETVAGETAPERGTTLWQNPGVRLWLLPEVDAGVAILSVTTKNHVLGSEVLDGIREAVARAEAGFDALVLWHDAPFALGANLEQVYQACGAGQFDMLEATVETFQNTSLALRYAQVPVVAAVQGMALGGGCEFMMHAARRVMALESYVGLVEAGVGVIPAGGGSKALAARAAALASATATPNEVFPYLQPVFQNIATAQVAKSALQAVEMGYADAADPIVFHPGELLWVALREARALADTGWTPPLPVRGIPVAGRTGIANFEMVLANMREGGMISDHDYRVARSAAVALCGGEVDAGTRVDEAWLLAVERREFVALLRTPETQARIRHTLDTGKPLRN, encoded by the coding sequence TTGGACAAGATCATCGTCAAGCATGCCGCCGTGCTGGGCGCGGGCGTGATGGGCGCGCAGATCGCCGCGCACCTGGCCAACGCGGGCGTGCGCGTCACCCTGTACGACCTGACCGCCAAGGAGGGCGACCGCAACGGCGTCGCCCGCAAGGCGCTGGAAGGCCTGAAGAAGCTCGAGCCCCCGCCGCTGGCCGGCGCCGCCAGGCTGGCGCTGATCACGCCGGCCAACTACGACGACGACCTGCCGCGGCTGGCAGGATGCGACCTGGTCGTCGAGGCCATCGCCGAACGCCTGGACTGGAAGACCGAGCTGTATGCGCGCATCGCGCCGCATGTGGATCCGCGCGCCGTGATCGCCTCGAACACGTCGGGCCTGTCCATCCAGGCGCTGGCCGATGCGCTGCCCGAGGCGCTGCGGCCGCGCTTCTGCGGCGTGCACTTCTTCAACCCGCCGCGCTACATGCGTCTGGTCGAACTGATCGCGACGTCCTACACCGAGCCGCAAGTGCTCGACCAGCTCGAGACCTGGCTGACCTCGCGCCTGGGCAAGGGCGTGATCCGGGCGCTGGACACGCCCAACTTCGTGGCCAACCGCATCGGCGTGTTCTCCATCCTGGCGGCCATGCACCACACGCAGCGCCTGGGGCTGGGCTTCGATGAGGTGGATGCGCTGACCGGTCCGCTCATCGGCCGTCCCAAGAGCGCCACCTATCGCACCGCGGACGTGGTCGGCCTGGACACGCTGGCGCACGTCATCGGCACCATGCGCGAACACCTGCAGGCCGACCCGTGGCACCGCCATTTCCAGGCGCCGCAGTGGCTGCAGGGCCTGATCGACGCAGGGGCGCTGGGACAGAAGCGCGGCGCGGGCTTCTACAAGAAGGTCGGCAAGGAGATACAGGTACTGGACGCGGCCAAGCGTGAATACCATGCCTCGGGCGCCAAGGTGGCCGACGAGGTCGCGGCCATCCTGCGCGAGCGCGATCCGGCCAGGCGGCTCGCCGCCCTGCGCAAATCGCAGCACCCTCAGGCCCAGTTCCTGTGGAGCATCTTCCGCGACCTGTTCCACTACAGCGCGTACCACCTGGCCGAGGTAGCCGACAACGCGCGCGACCTCGACCTGGCCATGCGCTGGGGCTTCGGCTGGACCCACGGTCCCTTCGAGACCTGGCAGGCCGCGGGCTGGCAGGAGATCGCCCAGGCCGTGGCCGACGAGGTGCAGCAGGGCCGCGCCATGGCCGATGCGCCGCTGCCCGCGTGGGTGCTCGAACCGCAGCGCCAGGGGGTGCATGGCCCGCAGGGCTCGTACAGCGCGCGCGACGGCGCGTGGCGGCCGCGCTCTCAGCTCGCGGTGTATCGTCGCCAGCTGTTTCCCGAGACCGTGGCGGGCGAGACCGCGCCCGAGCGCGGCACGACGCTGTGGCAGAACCCGGGCGTCCGGCTGTGGCTGCTGCCCGAGGTGGACGCCGGCGTGGCCATCCTGTCGGTGACCACCAAGAACCACGTGCTGGGCAGCGAGGTGCTGGACGGCATCCGCGAGGCCGTGGCGCGCGCCGAGGCCGGCTTCGACGCCCTGGTGCTATGGCACGACGCGCCCTTCGCGCTGGGCGCGAACCTGGAGCAGGTCTATCAGGCCTGCGGGGCCGGCCAGTTCGACATGCTGGAAGCCACCGTGGAGACCTTCCAGAACACCTCGCTGGCGCTGCGTTATGCGCAAGTGCCCGTCGTGGCGGCCGTGCAAGGCATGGCCCTGGGCGGCGGCTGCGAGTTCATGATGCATGCCGCGCGCCGCGTGATGGCGCTGGAAAGCTACGTGGGCCTGGTCGAGGCCGGCGTGGGCGTGATACCCGCCGGCGGAGGCAGCAAGGCCCTGGCCGCGCGCGCCGCCGCACTGGCCTCGGCCACGGCCACGCCGAACGAAGTGTTCCCCTATCTGCAGCCGGTGTTCCAGAACATCGCCACGGCCCAGGTGGCCAAGAGCGCGCTGCAGGCCGTCGAGATGGGCTATGCCGACGCGGCGGATCCCATCGTGTTCCACCCTGGCGAACTGCTGTGGGTGGCGCTGCGCGAGGCGCGGGCGCTGGCCGATACCGGCTGGACGCCGCCCCTGCCGGTACGCGGCATCCCGGTGGCGGGCCGCACGGGCATCGCCAACTTCGAGATGGTGCTGGCCAACATGCGCGAGGGGGGCATGATCAGCGACCACGACTATCGCGTGGCCCGCAGCGCCGCCGTGGCGCTGTGCGGCGGCGAGGTCGACGCGGGCACGCGGGTGGACGAGGCATGGCTGTTGGCCGTGGAGCGCCGCGAATTCGTGGCGCTGCTGCGCACGCCGGAGACCCAGGCCCGCATCCGCCACACGCTGGACACCGGCAAGCCCCTGCGCAATTGA
- a CDS encoding acetyl-CoA C-acyltransferase: MSKSMQEAYIVAATRLPVGKRNGLYVHTRPDDMLAAALRGALAQVPALDPARIDDVIAGCAIPEAEQGMNVARIALLLAGLPDRVAGVTVNRFCASGLQAVADAAARIRLGEADIMIGAGTESMSAMPQIMGNKVALNPAIFEHDENVGMAFGMGLTGEKVAERWKVSREDQDAFALASHRKAVAAIEAGHFRNETTPYTVVSYLPDDESGEPRRVERTADRDEGPRADTTAEALARLRPVFAARGSVTAGNSSQMSDGAGAVVLVSERILREFDLKPLARFAGFAVAGVPPEIMGIGPAVAIPKVLASTGVRLQDLDWIELNEAFAAQSLAVIRDTGLDPEKVNPLGGAIALGHPLGATGAIRTATVVHGLRRTGGKYGMVTMCVGTGMGAAGIFEAL; this comes from the coding sequence ATGAGCAAGAGCATGCAGGAAGCCTACATCGTGGCCGCGACGCGCCTGCCGGTAGGCAAGCGCAACGGCCTTTACGTGCACACCCGCCCCGACGACATGCTGGCCGCCGCGCTGCGCGGCGCGCTGGCGCAGGTGCCGGCGCTGGACCCGGCGCGCATCGACGACGTGATCGCGGGCTGCGCCATACCCGAAGCGGAGCAAGGCATGAACGTGGCGCGCATCGCGCTGCTGCTGGCCGGCCTGCCCGATCGCGTGGCGGGCGTCACCGTCAACCGCTTCTGCGCCTCGGGCCTGCAGGCGGTGGCCGACGCGGCCGCGCGCATCCGGCTGGGCGAGGCGGACATCATGATCGGCGCCGGCACCGAGTCCATGAGCGCCATGCCGCAGATCATGGGCAACAAGGTGGCGCTCAACCCCGCCATCTTCGAGCACGACGAGAACGTCGGCATGGCTTTTGGCATGGGCCTGACGGGCGAGAAGGTGGCCGAGCGCTGGAAGGTCTCGCGCGAGGACCAGGACGCCTTCGCGCTGGCGTCGCATCGCAAGGCCGTGGCGGCGATCGAGGCCGGCCACTTCCGCAACGAGACCACGCCCTACACCGTGGTGTCGTATCTGCCGGACGACGAGTCGGGCGAGCCCCGCCGCGTCGAACGCACGGCCGACCGCGACGAGGGCCCGCGCGCCGACACCACGGCCGAGGCGCTGGCGCGCCTGAGGCCCGTGTTCGCCGCGCGCGGCAGCGTCACCGCGGGCAACAGTTCCCAGATGTCCGATGGCGCCGGCGCGGTGGTGCTGGTCTCCGAGCGCATTCTGCGCGAGTTCGACCTGAAGCCGCTGGCGCGCTTCGCCGGCTTCGCGGTGGCCGGCGTGCCGCCGGAGATCATGGGCATCGGCCCGGCCGTGGCCATCCCCAAGGTGCTGGCCAGCACCGGCGTGCGCCTGCAGGACCTGGACTGGATCGAGCTGAACGAGGCCTTCGCCGCGCAGTCCCTGGCGGTCATCCGCGACACGGGGCTCGATCCGGAGAAGGTCAATCCGCTGGGCGGCGCCATCGCGCTGGGCCATCCCCTGGGCGCCACCGGCGCCATCCGCACGGCCACGGTGGTGCATGGCCTGCGCCGCACGGGCGGCAAGTACGGGATGGTGACCATGTGCGTCGGCACCGGCATGGGCGCCGCGGGGATATTCGAGGCGCTGTAG
- a CDS encoding xanthine dehydrogenase family protein molybdopterin-binding subunit, whose translation MPRWRRQVRSTTRPPTTPTPKALHRGLLVAKGALLVVRDPAPGVRPAPGQPGAASDYVRATPDIFVAVLPDSRVLAFNGHVDLGTGIRTSLAQIVAEELDVDPSRVEMVLGHTEAAPNQGPTIASATIQISAVPLRKAAAQARAYLLARAALRLGADVAALTVRDGVVDAPDGGRVDYWALLQEGGAMLRLADEVALKPADQYRIVGKGVARVDIPGKAVGEAVYVHDVRVPGMLHGRVVRPPYAGRDTGAFVGHSLIEADVDSASRLPGVVKVVVLGDFVGVVAMREEQAVRAARQLRVRWHPVPPAPALDDLAAALKTQPSTLRPLKNEGDVDAALAQGKSLACQYVWPYQMHASIGPSCAVADYRPDGGGLTVWSGTQNPHMLRIDLDRLTGLGEDRIEIVRMEASGCYGRNCADDVSADAALLSREVGAPVRVQLSREQEHAWEPKGAAQLMEVRGALDADGNLAAYDFATRYPSNDAPLLALLLTGKVAAEPRVLEMGDRTAVPPYRYPNQRIVCHDMPAIVRAAWLRGVSALPNSFAHECFIDELAERAGRDPVEFRLHHLDDARAAELLRAVARRADWQAGARGTRGVPDADGRLRGRGVAYARYVHSRYPGFGAAWAAWVVDLSVDPRSGRVRVDRVVVGQDTGMMVNPDGVRHQIHGNVIQALSRTLKERVSFGAHGVASLEWGAYPILGFAELPDIDVLLMPRQDEPPMGAGESASVCGPAALANALFDATGRRWREPPFTADRVRQGLPGR comes from the coding sequence ATGCCGCGCTGGAGGCGACAGGTGCGATCGACGACGCGTCCGCCCACTACGCCCACGCCTAAGGCGCTGCACCGCGGCCTGCTGGTCGCCAAGGGGGCGCTGCTGGTCGTGCGCGATCCCGCGCCCGGCGTGCGTCCCGCGCCGGGCCAGCCCGGTGCGGCGTCCGACTACGTGCGCGCCACGCCCGACATCTTCGTGGCCGTGCTGCCCGACAGCCGCGTGCTGGCCTTCAACGGCCACGTCGACCTGGGCACCGGCATCCGCACGTCGCTGGCGCAGATCGTGGCCGAAGAACTCGATGTCGATCCGTCGCGCGTCGAGATGGTGCTGGGCCATACCGAGGCCGCGCCCAATCAGGGGCCGACCATCGCCAGCGCCACCATCCAGATCTCCGCCGTGCCCTTGCGCAAGGCGGCGGCGCAGGCACGGGCTTACCTGCTGGCGCGCGCCGCGTTGCGCCTGGGCGCGGACGTCGCCGCATTGACGGTGCGCGATGGCGTCGTCGACGCCCCGGACGGCGGGCGGGTCGACTATTGGGCGTTGCTGCAGGAGGGCGGCGCGATGCTGCGCCTGGCCGACGAGGTGGCGCTGAAGCCGGCGGATCAGTACCGCATCGTCGGCAAGGGCGTGGCGCGTGTCGACATTCCCGGCAAGGCGGTGGGCGAGGCCGTCTACGTGCACGATGTGCGCGTGCCCGGCATGCTGCACGGCAGGGTGGTAAGGCCTCCGTATGCGGGCCGCGATACGGGCGCTTTCGTGGGCCACAGCCTCATCGAGGCCGACGTCGATTCGGCGTCCCGCCTGCCCGGCGTGGTGAAGGTGGTGGTGCTGGGCGACTTCGTGGGCGTGGTGGCCATGCGCGAAGAACAGGCGGTGCGCGCCGCGCGACAGCTGCGTGTGCGCTGGCATCCGGTTCCGCCGGCGCCCGCCCTGGACGACCTGGCCGCCGCATTGAAGACGCAACCCTCTACATTGCGACCCCTGAAGAACGAGGGCGACGTCGATGCGGCCCTGGCGCAGGGCAAAAGCCTCGCCTGCCAGTATGTCTGGCCATACCAGATGCATGCCTCCATCGGCCCGTCGTGCGCCGTCGCGGACTACCGGCCGGACGGCGGCGGCCTGACGGTATGGTCGGGCACGCAGAATCCCCACATGCTGCGCATCGACCTGGACCGCCTGACCGGCCTGGGCGAAGACCGCATCGAGATCGTGCGCATGGAGGCCTCGGGCTGCTATGGCCGCAATTGCGCCGACGACGTGAGCGCCGATGCCGCGCTGCTGTCGCGCGAGGTCGGCGCGCCGGTGCGCGTGCAGCTGAGCCGCGAGCAAGAGCATGCCTGGGAGCCCAAGGGCGCGGCGCAGTTGATGGAAGTGCGCGGCGCGCTGGATGCCGACGGCAACCTGGCGGCGTACGACTTCGCCACACGCTATCCCTCCAACGACGCGCCGCTGCTGGCCCTGCTGCTGACCGGCAAGGTGGCGGCCGAACCGCGCGTGCTCGAGATGGGCGACCGCACGGCCGTGCCGCCTTACCGCTACCCGAACCAGCGCATCGTGTGCCACGACATGCCGGCCATCGTGCGCGCCGCCTGGCTGCGCGGCGTGTCGGCGCTGCCGAACTCGTTCGCGCATGAATGCTTCATCGACGAGCTGGCCGAACGGGCGGGCCGCGATCCGGTCGAGTTCCGCCTGCATCACCTGGACGACGCGCGCGCCGCGGAACTGCTGCGCGCGGTGGCGCGGCGCGCCGACTGGCAGGCGGGCGCGCGCGGCACGCGCGGCGTGCCTGATGCCGACGGGCGCCTGCGCGGCCGAGGCGTGGCCTACGCACGCTACGTGCACAGCCGATATCCCGGGTTCGGCGCGGCCTGGGCCGCGTGGGTGGTCGACCTGAGCGTGGACCCGCGCAGCGGCCGCGTTCGCGTCGACCGCGTGGTGGTGGGGCAGGACACAGGCATGATGGTCAATCCCGACGGCGTGCGGCACCAGATACACGGCAACGTCATCCAGGCCCTGAGCCGCACGCTGAAGGAACGGGTGTCCTTCGGCGCGCACGGCGTCGCCAGCCTCGAGTGGGGCGCCTATCCCATCCTGGGTTTTGCCGAACTGCCGGACATCGACGTGCTGCTGATGCCGCGGCAGGACGAGCCGCCCATGGGGGCGGGCGAGTCGGCCTCGGTGTGCGGACCGGCCGCGCTGGCCAATGCGCTGTTCGATGCCACGGGACGGCGCTGGCGCGAGCCGCCGTTCACCGCGGACCGGGTCCGGCAGGGGTTGCCGGGGCGCTGA
- a CDS encoding isochorismatase family protein, whose protein sequence is MARQEELATYQRQGFGTDLPLRAPFGLLIVDFVNGFADPAQFGGGNIPQAIARTVPLLAAARERGWAVAHSRIVYADDDADGNIFSIKVPGMLTLKEASPASAIVPELAPAAGEYVVRKSVPSAFYGTMLAAWLAQRGVQTLLVAGCTTSGCVRASVVDAMSAGLRPVVLADCVGDRAIGPHEANLFDMQQKYAAVMARDAALEATGAIDDASAHYAHA, encoded by the coding sequence ATGGCCAGGCAGGAAGAACTCGCCACTTATCAACGCCAGGGATTCGGCACCGACCTGCCGCTGCGCGCGCCGTTCGGCTTGCTGATCGTCGACTTCGTCAACGGTTTCGCCGATCCCGCGCAGTTCGGCGGCGGCAACATTCCGCAGGCCATCGCCCGCACGGTGCCGCTGCTGGCGGCGGCGCGAGAGCGGGGCTGGGCCGTGGCGCACAGCCGCATCGTGTATGCCGACGACGACGCCGACGGCAATATCTTCAGCATCAAGGTGCCCGGCATGCTGACGCTGAAAGAGGCCTCGCCCGCCAGCGCCATCGTGCCCGAACTGGCGCCGGCCGCGGGCGAGTACGTGGTGCGCAAGAGCGTGCCGTCCGCCTTCTACGGCACCATGCTGGCGGCCTGGCTGGCGCAGCGCGGCGTGCAGACTCTGCTGGTGGCGGGCTGCACCACCAGCGGCTGCGTGCGGGCCAGCGTCGTCGACGCCATGTCCGCGGGCTTGCGGCCCGTGGTGCTGGCCGACTGCGTGGGCGACCGCGCCATCGGGCCGCACGAGGCCAATCTGTTCGACATGCAGCAGAAGTATGCCGCCGTGATGGCGCGCGATGCCGCGCTGGAGGCGACAGGTGCGATCGACGACGCGTCCGCCCACTACGCCCACGCCTAA
- a CDS encoding 2,5-dihydroxypyridine 5,6-dioxygenase — MPVSDYELIQAWQQVLKLSRLQAGQTVTVLTSAATHPQTLGAALIAAQSMGAVVNRLDLPPVNGEKALSRDSLAYLGTTPLTGNKAAIAALKASDLVLDLMTLLFSPEQHEILAGGTKILLAVEPPEVLARLVPTEADRARVKAAAACIEAAREMTVTSPAGTELRCPLGEFPAISEYGFVDEPGRWDHWPSGFVLTWPNEGAAQGRIVIDRGDILLPQKSYAADPIVLTVENGYATKIEGGVDAELLREYMATFDDPEAYAISHIGWGLQPRAHRGVLGLYDREATIGMDARAYEGNFLFSLGPNNEAGGNRATACHIDIPLRGCTVKLDGAEVVRAGKVLDQK, encoded by the coding sequence ATGCCGGTAAGCGACTACGAATTGATCCAGGCCTGGCAGCAGGTCCTGAAGCTGTCCCGGCTGCAGGCCGGCCAGACCGTCACGGTGCTGACCAGCGCCGCCACGCATCCGCAGACGCTCGGCGCCGCGCTGATCGCGGCGCAGTCCATGGGCGCGGTGGTCAACCGGCTGGACCTGCCGCCAGTCAATGGCGAGAAGGCCCTCAGCCGCGACTCGCTGGCCTACCTGGGCACCACGCCGCTCACGGGCAACAAGGCCGCCATCGCGGCGTTGAAGGCCAGCGACCTGGTGCTGGACCTGATGACCCTGCTGTTCTCGCCCGAGCAGCACGAGATCCTGGCGGGCGGCACGAAAATACTGCTGGCGGTGGAGCCGCCCGAGGTGCTGGCGCGGCTGGTTCCCACCGAGGCCGACCGGGCGCGCGTGAAGGCCGCGGCCGCGTGCATCGAGGCGGCGCGCGAGATGACGGTCACCTCGCCCGCGGGTACCGAGCTGCGCTGCCCCTTGGGCGAGTTTCCCGCCATCAGCGAGTACGGCTTCGTGGACGAGCCGGGTCGCTGGGACCATTGGCCCAGCGGCTTCGTGCTGACCTGGCCGAACGAGGGCGCGGCGCAGGGCCGCATCGTCATCGACCGGGGCGACATCCTGCTGCCGCAGAAGTCCTATGCCGCCGATCCCATCGTACTCACGGTCGAGAACGGCTACGCCACGAAGATCGAGGGCGGCGTGGACGCCGAACTGCTGCGCGAGTACATGGCCACCTTCGACGATCCCGAGGCCTATGCGATCTCGCACATCGGCTGGGGCCTGCAGCCGCGCGCGCATCGCGGCGTGCTGGGGCTGTACGATCGGGAAGCCACCATCGGCATGGACGCGCGGGCCTACGAGGGCAACTTCCTGTTTTCGCTGGGGCCCAACAACGAAGCGGGCGGCAATCGCGCCACGGCATGCCACATCGACATTCCTCTGCGCGGATGCACGGTGAAGCTGGACGGCGCCGAGGTCGTGCGCGCGGGCAAGGTGCTCGACCAGAAGTAA
- a CDS encoding alpha/beta fold hydrolase, translated as MSTYRYGGNVHANGIRQHYLRYGGEQAGRDPVIVVPGITSPAITWGFVAERLGEQFDTYVLDVRGRGLSQAGAELDYSLDAQAADLVAFAQALGLARYSVVGHSMGGRIGVRAARSRPAGLARLVMVDPPVSGPGRRPYPAKLPWYVDSMAQARAGMTAEDMKTYCPTWTEAQRQLRAEWLHTCDERAILASFEGFHSDDIHADLPQVQAPCLLITAERGDVVQDADVQEIQRLAPGTAHVRVPAAGHMIPWDNEEGFYAALGDFLGAPLRAAA; from the coding sequence ATGAGCACCTATCGATACGGCGGCAACGTGCACGCCAACGGCATACGCCAGCATTACCTCCGCTACGGTGGCGAGCAGGCCGGGCGCGACCCGGTCATCGTCGTGCCGGGCATCACCAGCCCGGCCATCACGTGGGGCTTCGTGGCCGAGCGCCTGGGCGAGCAGTTCGACACCTACGTGCTGGACGTGCGCGGCCGAGGCCTGTCGCAGGCCGGCGCCGAGCTGGACTACAGCCTGGACGCGCAGGCGGCGGACCTCGTCGCGTTCGCGCAGGCGCTGGGCCTGGCGCGCTACAGCGTGGTGGGCCATTCCATGGGCGGGCGCATCGGCGTGCGCGCCGCGCGGTCGCGGCCGGCCGGGCTGGCGCGCCTGGTCATGGTCGATCCCCCGGTGTCCGGACCGGGCCGCCGGCCCTATCCGGCCAAGCTGCCCTGGTACGTCGACTCGATGGCGCAGGCGCGCGCGGGCATGACGGCCGAGGATATGAAGACTTATTGCCCCACCTGGACCGAAGCGCAGCGCCAGTTGCGGGCCGAATGGCTGCACACCTGCGACGAGCGCGCGATCCTGGCCAGCTTCGAGGGTTTCCACAGCGACGACATCCATGCCGACCTGCCGCAGGTGCAGGCGCCGTGCCTGCTGATCACCGCCGAACGAGGCGACGTGGTGCAGGACGCGGACGTGCAGGAAATCCAGCGGCTGGCCCCGGGCACGGCGCACGTGCGCGTGCCCGCCGCGGGCCACATGATTCCCTGGGACAACGAGGAAGGCTTCTACGCGGCGCTGGGCGACTTCCTGGGCGCGCCGCTGCGCGCGGCGGCCTGA
- a CDS encoding maleate cis-trans isomerase family protein, with product MFKTYRIGQIVPSSNTTMETEIPAMLRAREQIRPERFTFHSSRMRMKKVVKEELAAMDAESDRCAIELSDARVDVLGYACLVAIMAMGHGYHRVSQQRLQGHTAANGGEAPVVTSAGALVDGLKVLNAKRIAVVAPYMKPLTQLVVGYIANEGHEVVDYRALEIPDNLEVGRHDPALLPGIVSRMDFKHADAIVLSACVQMPSLAAIARVEAATGKPVVTAAVATTYAMLKQLGLEPVVPGAGALLSGAY from the coding sequence ATGTTCAAGACCTACCGCATCGGCCAGATCGTGCCGAGCTCCAACACGACGATGGAGACCGAGATCCCGGCCATGCTGCGCGCGCGCGAGCAGATCCGGCCCGAGCGCTTCACGTTCCATTCCAGCCGCATGCGCATGAAGAAGGTGGTCAAGGAAGAACTGGCCGCCATGGACGCCGAGTCCGACCGCTGCGCGATCGAGCTGTCCGATGCGCGCGTGGACGTGCTGGGCTACGCGTGCCTGGTCGCCATCATGGCGATGGGACATGGCTACCATCGCGTGTCGCAGCAGCGGCTGCAGGGGCACACGGCCGCCAATGGCGGCGAGGCTCCGGTGGTCACCAGCGCGGGCGCGCTGGTCGACGGGCTGAAGGTGCTGAACGCGAAGCGCATCGCGGTGGTCGCCCCCTACATGAAGCCGTTGACCCAACTGGTGGTGGGCTACATCGCTAACGAGGGCCACGAGGTCGTCGACTATCGCGCGCTCGAGATCCCCGACAACCTCGAGGTCGGCCGGCACGACCCCGCGCTGCTGCCCGGCATCGTGTCCCGCATGGACTTCAAGCATGCCGACGCGATCGTGCTGTCGGCCTGCGTGCAGATGCCCTCGCTGGCTGCGATCGCGCGGGTCGAGGCGGCCACCGGCAAGCCGGTCGTCACGGCCGCGGTGGCCACCACCTACGCCATGCTCAAGCAGCTGGGCCTGGAACCGGTGGTCCCGGGCGCCGGCGCGCTGCTGTCGGGCGCATACTGA